The sequence CCACCCGGCGGTGATGGCCCACGCCGACTGGATCATCGATCTCGGTCCCGGCGCCGGCCACGACGGCGGGCGGGTCGTCTTCGAGGGCACGCCCGCCGACCTCGTCGCCGCCCGGTCCACGCTCACCGGCGAGCACCTCGCGGCCTACGTCGGCCGCTGAGCGCCCGCCTCGCTCAGCGGCCGGTGCGGTCGCGGTAGCGGGCGGCGCGCTTGGCCGCGGCGGCCCGCTTCCGTTCGGTCTCCCGCTGCTGGCGGCCGACACCGGCCCGGTCCCGGAGCGCGGTGGCGGTGCCCGCCGGATAGCCGGCCTTGACCACCCGGTTCTCGGTGGTCTCCGGCATGTAGGCCAGCGAGAAGATGAGCCCCAGGAAGATCCCGCCGCCGACGACCGCGAGGCGCAGCGCCAGCGGGGCGGGCAGCAGCGTCACGACCAGCGCGATGGGCACGGCCAGCTGCACCAGCATCCGGGCGATGTGCCGCACCCACCAGGTTCCGGTGGTGGTGTCGTGCAGCACCCAGCCGCGGTGCCGCCCGGGCAGCCCGCCGCCGAGGGCGTACCAGAGCCACCGGTGGGGCGCCGGCCGGACGACCGGGTCGTCCTGCTCCGGGCGGGGGTCGGCCATGGCGCTGCCATCCGCGGGGTCCACGCCCCCATGGTCCCAGCACCCGTGATGACCAGGTGGCCTGATCATCACGGAGGTCAGCGGCCGAGGTGGCGGTAGCGGTGCAGCCGGGTGCGGAAGCGCTCGGTGTCGTCCCGGCCGAGCAGGCCGGCCAGCTCCTCGCCCAGCACCCGGCCGAGCCGCAGGCAGAACTCGGTCGGCTCGTCGGCGGCGTCGGGCCGCTCGGGCACCACCCGGTCGACGATCCCGGCCCGCCAGAGGTCGGTGGCGCGCACGCCCTGGTCGGCCGCCATCTCGTCGGCGCGCTCGACGGTGCGGTGCACGATCGCCGAGGCGCCCTCCGGGGGCAGCGGCCCCAGCCAGCCGTTGGCCGCGGCCAGCACCCGGTCGGCGGGGACGAGTGCGAGCGCCCCGCCGCCGGTGCCCTGCCCGAGCAGGACCGCCAGCGTCGGGGCCTTGAGCACCACCAGGTCGTGCAGGCAGCGGGCGATCTCCCCGGCCAGCCCGCCTTCCTCGGCCTCGCGGGAGAGCGCGGCGCCGGGGGTGTCGATGAGGGTCACCAGCGGCAGCCGCAGCTGCTCGGCCAGGTGCATGCCGCGGCGGGCCTCCCGCAGCGCGGCCGGGCCCAGCGGCGCCGAGAACGACTGCCCCCGCCGGTCCTGCCCCAGCACGACGCACGGAGCCCCGCCGAATCGGGCCAGCGCCAGCAGCAGGCCGGGGTCCTTCTCGCCCGCCCCGGTGCCGGAGAGGCCGACGACGTCGGTCGCCGCGGTGCGCAGCAGCCGCCGCACCCCCGGCCGGTCCTCCCGCCGGGAGGCGGTCACGA is a genomic window of Blastococcus sp. HT6-30 containing:
- a CDS encoding DUF5313 family protein; this encodes MDPADGSAMADPRPEQDDPVVRPAPHRWLWYALGGGLPGRHRGWVLHDTTTGTWWVRHIARMLVQLAVPIALVVTLLPAPLALRLAVVGGGIFLGLIFSLAYMPETTENRVVKAGYPAGTATALRDRAGVGRQQRETERKRAAAAKRAARYRDRTGR